One window of the Bacteroidota bacterium genome contains the following:
- the lpxK gene encoding tetraacyldisaccharide 4'-kinase produces MLPFSPLYGFIIRVRNFMFDKGILKSTAYSTPIIAVGNLTTGGTGKTPHIEYLIRLLRKSYKVATISRGYGRNTKGYIHAKGNCNTKEIGDEPMQYFTKFPEISVNVAEKRTEAIENLIHSIQKPQVILMDDAFQHRSVKPGLNILLLEYEFIFKEDYLLPAGNLREQFSSRNRADVIIVSKSPSILVPIEKKNILEIIKPTENQQVFFSYLKYGEFNKVFGQQSPMHMGASYYMEKRFTILMVTGIANPSGLIEYLRRHTDKLETLIFPDHHEFDSKDLEKITETFNNIANQSKIIVTTEKDAMRLRDPEIDPAIQKLPFFYLPIEVFIHQEEEKFNKMINDYVKKN; encoded by the coding sequence TTGTTACCCTTTTCGCCACTCTATGGTTTTATCATAAGAGTGCGTAATTTCATGTTTGACAAGGGCATTTTGAAATCAACTGCCTATTCTACGCCAATAATTGCAGTCGGAAATCTGACCACCGGTGGGACAGGAAAGACGCCTCATATCGAATACCTCATCCGACTTTTGAGAAAAAGCTATAAAGTTGCTACAATAAGCAGAGGTTATGGCAGGAATACTAAAGGTTATATTCACGCTAAAGGCAATTGCAATACAAAGGAAATCGGTGACGAACCAATGCAGTACTTCACCAAGTTCCCGGAAATTTCTGTGAATGTTGCTGAAAAAAGAACCGAAGCTATAGAAAACCTCATCCATTCCATTCAAAAACCGCAAGTGATATTGATGGATGATGCCTTTCAACATCGTTCTGTCAAACCGGGATTAAATATTCTGCTTCTTGAATATGAATTTATTTTCAAAGAAGATTATTTATTACCTGCCGGAAATTTGCGTGAACAATTTTCATCGAGAAACAGAGCGGATGTAATCATTGTTTCAAAGTCGCCATCGATACTTGTTCCGATAGAAAAGAAAAATATTCTTGAAATAATTAAGCCAACTGAAAATCAACAAGTGTTTTTTTCTTACCTGAAGTATGGTGAGTTCAATAAAGTTTTCGGTCAGCAGAGCCCTATGCACATGGGCGCAAGTTATTACATGGAAAAACGATTCACAATTCTGATGGTTACGGGAATTGCAAATCCTTCAGGATTGATTGAATATCTGCGCAGACATACAGATAAGCTGGAGACTTTAATTTTTCCGGATCATCATGAATTTGATTCTAAGGATCTGGAGAAGATCACTGAAACATTTAATAACATTGCTAATCAAAGTAAGATCATAGTAACAACTGAAAAAGATGCAATGCGTTTACGCGATCCGGAGATTGATCCTGCCATTCAGAAACTTCCTTTTTTCTATCTTCCTATAGAAGTTTTTATTCATCAGGAAGAAGAGAAATTCAACAAAATGATCAACGACTATGTTAAAAAGAATTAA
- a CDS encoding choice-of-anchor B family protein, whose protein sequence is MKKIPLFTIALLFSLASNAQFTFQNIGLLGHFDDTTVAAEPVYGIRYQACWGWVHPTTLHEYGVIGSTAGTYILDVTDPTNPIQTDYIPHRQTDAIWHEYKTFGNYLYIISDDGGNNSLQIADLSTLPDSAHVFYDSDSIFNNAHTLFIEGNKLYVASVTGGPGGFSSMNVYSLSNPELPTLIRRLSDDFPSVNHVHDMFVSNDTVYASCGYQGLYIFKFDELLNQFVNLGSLTNFPTQRYNHSSELSPDHQYLYMCDEVPDGMPWSIVDVSDISNPTVLSTMNSNPGCTPHNPYVEGNLLYMAAYQDGLYVYDITIPETPVEVGYFDTHPQNAAGTYPQPAYQGCWAAYTKLPSGNILASDMQLGLFILDVSGLPTNINEISSDAGFTVYPNPAINELNISISGNDSDQIISLIDANGKIVTTKIAEKNSVNKVALDNIAAGVYTVSVKGQKSSGAKVVTIGNK, encoded by the coding sequence ATGAAAAAAATTCCTCTGTTTACAATTGCATTACTGTTCAGTCTTGCATCAAACGCACAATTTACATTTCAGAATATCGGTTTACTTGGACATTTCGATGACACCACTGTTGCTGCTGAACCTGTATATGGAATCCGGTACCAGGCTTGCTGGGGATGGGTACATCCAACTACACTTCATGAGTACGGTGTGATCGGATCGACAGCGGGAACATATATATTAGATGTTACTGATCCAACGAATCCGATCCAAACAGATTATATTCCACATCGTCAAACGGATGCGATCTGGCATGAATACAAAACATTCGGAAATTATCTTTACATAATCAGTGATGATGGTGGAAATAACAGCTTACAGATCGCTGACCTTTCTACATTGCCTGACTCAGCACATGTTTTTTATGACAGCGATTCTATTTTCAATAATGCACATACATTATTCATTGAAGGCAATAAACTTTATGTTGCATCAGTTACCGGCGGACCGGGTGGTTTTTCAAGTATGAATGTCTATTCTCTTTCAAATCCGGAATTACCGACATTGATAAGACGTCTGTCAGATGACTTCCCATCAGTGAATCATGTTCACGATATGTTCGTTTCCAATGATACAGTATATGCAAGCTGTGGTTATCAGGGCTTGTATATTTTCAAATTTGACGAATTGCTGAATCAATTTGTCAATTTGGGTTCATTAACAAATTTTCCGACACAAAGATACAATCACAGCAGCGAGCTTTCTCCTGATCATCAGTACTTATATATGTGCGATGAAGTACCTGATGGTATGCCATGGAGTATTGTAGACGTAAGTGATATCAGCAACCCCACAGTTCTGAGTACAATGAATTCAAATCCGGGTTGCACTCCACACAATCCGTATGTAGAAGGCAATCTGCTTTACATGGCAGCATATCAGGACGGATTATATGTTTATGATATTACAATTCCAGAGACACCAGTTGAAGTAGGATACTTCGATACCCATCCACAGAATGCGGCCGGAACGTATCCGCAACCGGCTTATCAGGGATGTTGGGCTGCTTACACAAAATTGCCAAGTGGAAATATTTTAGCCAGTGATATGCAACTCGGATTATTTATTCTGGATGTTTCAGGATTACCAACTAATATAAATGAAATTAGTTCCGATGCAGGATTTACTGTGTACCCGAATCCCGCAATAAACGAATTGAACATATCTATTTCCGGTAATGACTCTGATCAAATCATTTCACTTATCGATGCAAACGGAAAAATTGTAACAACAAAGATCGCAGAGAAAAATTCTGTAAACAAAGTTGCTCTTGACAATATCGCAGCAGGCGTATATACGGTTTCTGTAAAAGGTCAGAAAAGCAGTGGTGCAAAGGTTGTGACAATCGGAAATAAGTAA
- a CDS encoding Nif3-like dinuclear metal center hexameric protein yields MTTIKEITNYLETIAPLAFQESYDNCGLIVGDPAMEVTGITICLDSTEEVILDAKKNGCNLVIAHHPIVFSGLKKLNGKNYIERTVISAIKNDVAIYAAHTNMDNIMGGVNQMIADKIGLKNVKILAPKQEILKKLVVFVPVEHAEKLRRSLFEAGAGTIGNYDQCSFNLEGTGTFRPGPEASPFEGKIGERSDVTEVRIEVIFEAQKEKSMISAIRSAHPYEEVAFDIYALSNEYQNVGSGIIGELPQSMDEMSFLKHVKTTMKAGIVKYTALTGKAVNRVAICGGSGSFLLNDALYADAQVFITSDYKYHQFFDAEGKIVIADIGHFESEQYTMDLFKSLILKKFLKFAVRLTEVKTNPVNYL; encoded by the coding sequence ATGACTACAATTAAAGAAATTACCAATTACCTGGAAACCATTGCGCCATTAGCGTTTCAGGAGTCTTATGACAATTGCGGACTGATTGTTGGCGATCCGGCGATGGAAGTTACAGGGATTACAATCTGCCTGGATAGTACGGAAGAGGTAATTCTGGATGCAAAAAAGAATGGATGTAATCTGGTTATAGCGCATCATCCAATTGTTTTTTCAGGGCTTAAAAAGTTGAATGGGAAAAATTATATTGAAAGAACAGTCATTTCTGCTATAAAGAATGACGTTGCAATTTATGCAGCCCATACCAATATGGACAATATTATGGGCGGCGTAAATCAGATGATCGCTGATAAAATTGGTTTGAAAAATGTTAAGATTCTGGCTCCAAAACAAGAAATTTTGAAGAAATTAGTTGTTTTTGTTCCGGTTGAACATGCTGAAAAACTCAGGAGATCACTCTTTGAAGCCGGTGCCGGAACGATTGGAAATTATGATCAATGCAGTTTTAACCTCGAAGGAACCGGTACTTTTCGGCCCGGTCCGGAGGCAAGTCCTTTTGAAGGGAAAATAGGAGAAAGATCTGATGTCACAGAAGTTCGTATAGAGGTCATTTTTGAAGCTCAAAAGGAAAAGTCAATGATATCTGCCATAAGAAGTGCACATCCTTATGAAGAAGTTGCATTCGACATTTACGCATTAAGCAATGAATATCAAAACGTTGGAAGTGGAATCATAGGAGAACTTCCGCAAAGTATGGATGAAATGTCGTTTCTTAAACATGTAAAAACGACTATGAAAGCAGGAATTGTAAAATATACGGCACTAACCGGAAAGGCTGTAAACAGGGTTGCAATTTGCGGCGGGTCAGGAAGCTTCTTGTTAAATGATGCGTTATACGCTGATGCTCAAGTATTTATAACGTCAGATTACAAATATCATCAGTTTTTTGATGCAGAAGGAAAAATAGTAATTGCCGACATCGGGCATTTTGAAAGTGAACAGTACACAATGGACCTTTTTAAGTCGTTAATTCTGAAAAAATTTCTTAAATTTGCCGTCCGTTTAACGGAGGTTAAAACGAATCCGGTCAATTACCTTTAA
- a CDS encoding tetratricopeptide repeat protein, translating into MWIILVFLILASKLSSAYYEFDDNLKSAYTSIISLDFEKSNLLLIQEKKEKPGNDLVVLYSNYIDFLKAFISEEEIYFNSFKKRSGENLKVLEKKEENLTSPFHQYAKAEILIQQALVKVKFREYVSAATDIRKAYRLIEKNKISHPSFLLNSKLSGFLDVVIGAVPREYHWLVEIAGMEGSVAQGTGDLKSLFKALEKTEYSCYREELLFYLSNLYTTFNSGEGDLIECMLYIRPYSENSTLMRFCTATILMKLGRNDDAYSFLKDPQNYMHGFPIDFMYYKLGMSKLRMLDLSASRDFEEFIKRFKGQNYLKSSYQKLAWIESLNNNSQGYYSYMAKCRTLGTAFIDEDKAAQSESAEVEMGNRILLRSRLLFDGGYYIKAQQELAGVSVDSFPKYKDQLEVTYRLARIYQKTGQEEKAIDLYQKTIDNGSAATFYFAANSALMMGILYEERKDLDKAESYFKKCLSMERHQYQNSIDQKAQAGLDRIKLLRNPE; encoded by the coding sequence GTGTGGATTATCCTGGTATTTTTAATTCTGGCATCAAAATTAAGTAGTGCTTACTATGAATTCGACGATAATCTAAAGTCCGCATATACTTCGATCATTTCTCTTGATTTCGAAAAGTCGAATTTGCTACTTATTCAGGAGAAAAAAGAAAAACCGGGAAATGATCTGGTCGTCCTTTATTCCAATTACATCGACTTTCTGAAAGCATTTATTTCAGAGGAAGAAATATATTTTAATTCTTTCAAAAAGAGATCCGGGGAAAACCTGAAGGTACTTGAAAAAAAAGAAGAGAATCTCACATCACCTTTTCACCAGTATGCAAAAGCGGAGATCCTTATTCAACAAGCATTGGTGAAAGTAAAATTCCGTGAATACGTTTCAGCTGCTACAGATATAAGAAAAGCGTATCGCCTGATTGAAAAAAATAAGATCTCGCATCCATCATTTCTTCTGAACAGTAAACTGTCAGGATTTCTGGATGTAGTCATTGGTGCAGTCCCACGTGAGTATCATTGGCTTGTTGAGATAGCAGGAATGGAAGGTTCCGTTGCGCAAGGTACCGGTGATCTGAAATCGCTTTTCAAGGCACTGGAAAAAACAGAGTATAGTTGCTACAGAGAAGAGTTGCTTTTTTATCTGAGTAATTTATATACAACTTTTAATTCTGGTGAAGGTGACCTGATAGAATGTATGCTCTATATCAGACCTTATTCTGAAAATAGCACACTGATGCGTTTTTGTACTGCAACAATACTTATGAAGCTTGGTCGTAATGACGATGCATATTCATTTCTCAAAGACCCTCAGAATTACATGCATGGATTTCCAATTGATTTCATGTACTACAAACTTGGCATGAGCAAACTCCGGATGCTCGACCTTTCCGCTTCAAGAGATTTCGAGGAATTTATCAAACGTTTCAAAGGCCAGAATTATCTTAAGTCTTCATATCAGAAACTTGCATGGATAGAATCACTGAATAATAATTCCCAGGGTTATTACAGCTATATGGCAAAGTGCAGAACGCTCGGAACAGCATTCATCGATGAAGACAAGGCAGCACAGAGTGAATCTGCTGAAGTGGAGATGGGTAACCGGATTTTATTGCGTTCAAGATTATTGTTTGATGGTGGTTACTATATTAAAGCGCAACAGGAACTTGCCGGTGTTTCTGTCGACAGCTTTCCAAAATATAAAGATCAGTTGGAAGTTACTTACCGGCTGGCAAGAATTTATCAGAAGACAGGGCAGGAGGAGAAAGCGATCGATCTTTATCAGAAGACTATTGACAATGGGTCAGCGGCAACTTTTTATTTTGCAGCCAACAGTGCATTGATGATGGGAATTTTATATGAAGAAAGAAAAGACCTTGATAAAGCAGAAAGTTATTTTAAAAAATGTTTATCAATGGAACGTCACCAATATCAAAACAGCATTGATCAAAAAGCGCAAGCGGGGTTGGATAGGATTAAGTTACTTCGTAATCCTGAATAG